Genomic DNA from Elgaria multicarinata webbii isolate HBS135686 ecotype San Diego chromosome 2, rElgMul1.1.pri, whole genome shotgun sequence:
TTTCATGCACACACAGCATGGAGACCACTGAAAAGGTGAGAGAAAAGCACGGTTTTTTTAATAGTTGAGGAGCTGCCTTATTAATTACATTACTGGATGATGTTTACCACACATCTTTCATGCCACTCTCCTTTGGAGTAGTAGCTGCATGTTTTAGAACAGGCCTGTCTTTGCATGGTCGTTCTGACCACCACTGaaagtttaaaaagcaaacttCACACCGATATCTGTGTGGGATTTGGCCAAATCAGTGGCATGATATCTGTGTGGGATTTGGTGAAAAATGCCAGTGTTTCAAAGTAACACATGAAACCAGACCTGCGTAAACGGTGTCTTTTGTAAAGCGAACCAATTCTGTTTTAAGCAGAGTAGCCCTAAAAGTTGCAGTGCCATCTTTACCCCCACAAAAAGTATGTCTTCATTGTATATAGTATTTGTACTTTGATGTGAGTCTGCTACAATTGCAGcttttattccccacccccttcccatgtttttccttcctctctctacAGCCGGTTCTTTATACCTATTTCAGAAGTTCCTGCTCCTGGAGAGTTCGAATTGGTAAGAAAAATTGTTCAGTCCTATTCCATAGAATTCTGGGGTTTCAGAGTCTTTCAGTGTAAAAGACTGTGAAATGGCAggatccttttcacatgtatttaCCCAAACACAGTTAATCAGTGATTGATTAAATTGCAGAGTAGCAAAATGTATAACTGAAAAGATCAGACATTTCTGGGGATTGACAGTGAAATCCTGAGAAGAAAATCTTgctaaattcagtggggcttactcccaggtaactgtgcataggattgcagcctgagaagCCTCTTCTTTGCCTTCGGGAATGGAAACAAATATCAGAGTTCgtttggggtgggaggaagaaagCTGTTGGATTTACAAAAGACCACTAGGACCAAGTCATACAATGAAAAAATTGTAATGCCCGGCAACCTGTGTGCAGATTGTCATATGCAAGTAAAACAATTTCCCTGCAAATACAAGCATTAGAACACTGTGGTTCCTTTGCAAAAGTATATTccatgtaggattttttttttaagtgaaatggCAGAAAATATTTGTGATATGAACCATATTTACTCCTATTTTGTAATAGAAGTTCTGAAATTGTTAGTCTTAATGATTTTTGTGTAGCTGCTTCTCTCTTTGGCTGATCCTCTTTTTATCTGAAGTTTGAgatcaattaaaacatttttgctACATTAAAAATCGTACAATTCAGACGTTTGCAGTTGCTGCATTCTTTACATTCACACTGAGATGACAGGGATCCTGGGAAACTGGTTTGATGGCTTTTGTCAGATGAAGCAGCAACCGAATAGAATATAGTATTGATTGGCCCCCTAGGCTAGTAATACCATAGATCACACAGCCAATGGAATATTGAGAACGTTAAGCCATTTGGTGTCTGGTTTGTCTTGGTCTAGTGCAGGGATTGAGAGCCTTTTTAGGCCTGTAGGCCACTTTGGCTCCAGGCATGCACATTGGCCACAACCTGAAGTGGGTGTGGCCACCCCCATTACTGACATGCATCCCCCAACCCACTTGACCAGACACATTCATACACCATTCACAcccagtttacacacacacacacacacacacacacacacacacacacacacacaggcagcaaACTGCAGTGATTAGAAAGAAGAGAATGCTTTCTTACCCCACAGGCAATTCCCTGCTTTTCTGTGGTGCACAGTATGAAAGGGGCTCTTTGTAACCCTACAGCACTGTGTCTCTGTGGGCAGTTCACTGCCTTTCCATGCTGTGGGGGTGACAAAAGGGCTCCCTTTGTCAGTGTGCAGCATGAAAAAGCAATAGGAAATGGAGGCCTGGGAAGGTAGCTGGCTGGCCAGATGCAGAAGTGCTGCGTATACAGGGCAGGCACATTAACAAGAAATGTGTCTTCCATGGGTGTAATTGGACCAGGGCTGACAGGGACACTGtgcctgcactttttttttattggCAGGGATACCACCACAGAAttatagactagtagagttggaaggggcctctgaggccatcgagtccaaccccctgatcaatgcaggaatccacctcaaagcatgcTTGGCagattgaaggcctctagtgtgggagagccacgacctccctaggtaattggtcccattgccatactgctctaacagtcaggaagtttttcctgatgtctagccggaatctggcttcctgtaacttgagcccattattccatgtcttgcactctgaagtgatcgagacgagatcctggtcctcctctgagtgacaacctttcaagtatttgaagagtgctatcatgtctcccctcaatcttctcttctccaggcaaaagttTTTTTATCATTTTGCTGTGCTGTTCTACCTTACTTTATTGCTGTAGAAgggtagttttattttttttaaatgactaagTAAATATTGGATAAGATAACAATGTCATATTTTTCTTGGCAGCGCTGGCTTTGAAGAGAATTGCCTATGATCAAGCACCAGTAAATCTTGTGAAagatggagggcagcaggtgagtTTTgcccagcatggacaatgggaCCTGCGTGAAGATTGCTAGGATCAGGCAAAATTGCAAGGAATTTCGCATCTCTTTCCTCAGACAGCTTTTTGGGGAGTGGGACCCCATCATATCTGATAGAAatgtacgaaattatgcatggtgtaggaGACCGTGGataaggagatatttttctccctttcccataatactagaatccaggtcaTCCCataagcggattggtgggagattctggacagataaaaaggacttcttcatgcaacaCACAATTACACTCGGGAATTTGTTACCACAACCCATCATGAtgagcaccaatttggatggctttaaaaggggattggacaaattcctggtggagaaggctatcagtggttgtcctgatggttatgtgcttcctccaatatcaaaggcagcatgcctacatataccagttgctgggaagatgctgttgcattcctgttctgcttgttggtttcccgtgggcagctggttggccactgtgtgaacagaatgctgggctggatggaaccttggcctgatccagcatggatcttcttacaTTGTAGCTGTAAATATAATGGGTTTTGAATCAGCAGATCTTTGTGTCTTGAGGGCTGTCTGACTCCTGTAAATCCccagattcttaaaaaaaaaaatatgagaaCGAATTGGTAGCATTTCTCCTAAAATCAGTGCTGTCCTGCTCTTTGTTGACAGTTAGTGCTGTttatgagagggccttctctagcCACTACCTTGAAGTGTGCTGAGGAACCATGCAGGACAAACCTGcccctttcctttttatttgATCCCTATCCTTCCACCCCCATGCCCCAGAAGAGGCCAACAGGTGAGGCTAAAGGCTCAATACTATGCATGCTTAgaggagggttggactcgatggtcttgtaggcctccttccaactctactattctatgagtctatgaaaacccctacaattcccattgtagggaatgttgggggttgtagggcttttttctatccAAGCTTGCGTAGGATTTGTGCCCTAAAAGACAATCTgtccaagaaactgagtacaaggccaAGGTTGGGTCAGAGCCCAAATGCCAAATCAAATAATAGTCCACCACTCCAGAAAGACGGAAGACCCctggtgagtgagtgagtgagtgagtgtgtgtgtgtgtgtgtgtgtgtgtgagtgtgagaaagagagagattgtgCTTTACTGTGGAGGACCATCCCTTGAGCAAAAGGAACCACTGAGTTTACTACACATTAATCAAAAATGAAAGCATGTCGTGTCTGTGTGTGAGCTGTGCACTGGAAGAGGGGAAGTATGTTTAGGATTCTCTGCTGGGCCACATGGAGGAAACAGCAGAACGTTCTGGAGTGCACAGGTTGTAGTGCTATTTGTGGCCATGATGGTGTAGATGAGACATCCAGCTATGTGAATAGGGTAATAAGAGTATCAGCCATATTCCCTTGAGTCACCAGTTTGGAGGGTCTTTCCTACATGGGGAAAGCTTTGCTCTCCTGCAGCTCCAGTACAAGAACCCACGTGCCTTAGCCACTCCTTGTCTCCACAGCTGTCTTCTGAGTTCCAGACTGTGAACCCAATGCAGCAAGTCCCAGCCCTCAAAATTGATGGCATCACCCTCTCGCAGTCAGTGAGTATGCAATTTCTATTAATGATCTACTTGGTTCTGTTGCCCAGACTTTGAACTCTGAACTGAATAGCCAGTTCTCTGGATCAGACTTGGGAATTGTTGGCAGGAAAGCCATTGCAGGTGGGGTAAGAACAGATAAAGGCGCTTCAGAAGAGACTTCTTCATGCAGTGAATCTCACTTTTGAACTGGGATTCACTGTATCTCTTCTGACTTAAAAGGTGTGGCTTGCTATCTAAGATCCCACCAACGTGTGTCCTATTGATGATTCTCAGGCATGGGAGTCATTGTTTATACAGTATACATTGGAAACGTTTACTGATTACCTTAAACCCAGCAGATCTGGTTTCTTCGAACTTTTTATCAACTTGCCAGGATCATTCTAGACTAAGCGTGTCTCTGCTTTTTGCAGCTGGCTATAATAGAGTATCTAGAGGAGACAAGGCCAAACCCTAAGATCCTGCCTCAGGATCCAAAGAAGAGAGCCCAGGTCCGGATGATCTCTGATCACATTACTTCTGGAATTCAACCCTTGCAGGTAATTCACGTATTGTCCAAGCTGTCCACCCATCTTTAACACAGTATCCTGtactgctgctgcagctctgCTAGTTCTGTTGCACCAGCAGAATGGACCACTCACACACCCAAGAACTAGCAGTTACTGAAACAAAGCTgatttccagaacagggcagatCAGCGGAGCTCCCTTCTGTTTCCCTCCATCCCAGCTTTAAGGCATGGTCTGTTAAGGTCCTacaaagcaggagtggggaacctcctTGGATCACAGcttccataatctctgaccattggctatgtgctggttagggctgatggggatTAGAGTCCAACAACATGGACTAAATAATTGCTTCTTTATTAACAGCCATGGCTATGTTCAACACTTGAGAGACAATCTAACCTGCAGACTATTTCTCCATTTCTCAGAACCTGACCGTCTTGCAGCAAGTGGGAGAAAAGAAGctagactgggcacagcattgtATTTCTCGTGGCTTCAAAGGTGAGTCCCAGGGTGAAGTTTTCAGCCGGATACAAGTCATCTGCTAACAGGGCAGGTGCTCTGGGGGAAAGATCTGTCCCCTCGTCTGTCTTGTGTCACACTGAGAGCTGATGGTGGAAGAGTTAAACTGAATGGAACTCTGCAAGAACTCTGTGGAGGAGAAAGCTCTGTGGGGATTTCTGATAGGCCCTTCCCCGAGACAAATAGCCAGTAGAAATTGATCCTCAGGAAGTGTGGTGTCTTAATGGCCCGATCATCACATGTAAGCAGACTGCAGTGGTAGAATAGTGAGGAAGTAGAGTCAATTATACCACTTTggaacacacacactgtaaacaACTCCCTGCtagttaaataaaaaataaagtagaaAATGTATAGTCCAGCCTGCTCCATACTGTGGTAGCATTCCACTTGCAGAGAGGTTTTTAGGTAGGAGAATATTAAAGAAATGTGATACCCCTcccacctgcagtttgaagtggtacaatccactcTACCGCCTCAGGAGTCTGGTGCTTTGTTCTACTGCATGTGTGTAGTCCAGGCCACAGTTTGGAACGAATCTGCAACATGCCAAGACATCCAGTCACTCTTAATGCCAGATGTTTAGCAACAAGCATGGAATTAATAAACCCATATTTGCATGTGATGTACAAAGCagggcagagggttttttttttgggtgggggagaagcagtGGGAGAGGAATACTTAatccctttccctccaccccttttcctctGCAACTATTCCTTCCTGCCACATTTTCATGTTTGGTTGAGGGAAATATGGAAGAAGGGTTAAGCACATCCTTTTCAGACCTTTTACAAACGGTAGGCAAACATGGAATTGGGCATTCTGTTGGCCGCTAGACATTTGTCccttggggtcatccaatgaagctgaatagcAGGGGATACAGAACaggcaaaaggaaatacttcagtgggtttactttaagtaggactaacactggaaaACTGTTGTCTGCAGCAGCGATTCCAAAGGGGAGCAGGTGCTCCCCTATCTTTCTGTGAAAGCCCTACATGTAAAGGAAGTTCCTGATTCCTGGCAAttcctttcttttcctgcagCTCTGGAGCAGATTCTGCAGGAAACAGCTGGCCGCTACTGTGTTGGGAATGAGGTAAGGCAAGCTGAGGTCTCTGATCACCAAGAGAACTAGAAACTCAGAGTGAATAAGGTTTGGGTAACCAGAGTGCATACAAGGAGACTCACAGATTTCACAGCTCCAGGAAAGCAAGTTATCTCTTATCCGTGCACTAGAATCAATGCAGAGACCCAGTGGGCAGCAATCCATGTTCACAACCAAAAAGGATTATATACACAGATAGTACACTGATGGTGGACTTATTCTCTCCAACTGATCTTAGTAATTCCTGTAGATATACAGGCTGAAATAAATATGACCAAACTATTTACACTGTCCATTAACATCCATAGTTCTGAGCAGTTTTATTTaagttttatcatagaatcatagactcatagaatagcagagttggaaggggcctacaaggccatcaaatccaatcccctgctcagtgcaggaatccaccctaaagcatccctgacagatgcttgtccagctgcctcttgaatgactctagcgtgggagagcccacaacctccccaggtaactgattccattgtcacactgctctaacagtcaggaatcacTCACAATCACTCACTCATAAAATTAACACAATGAGTTGTGACAATGAGTACTCAAACAACTACCTGCAGATTCTCTTCCCTgccctgcctcttcctccctcAACTTCCCAGCCATTTTTGAACCTCTAACCAGAGTTACAATTAATTTATCCTCAACTGGGGAACAACAGAGTTAAATGAAGCAATTGCGCCACCTGCTGGCAACAGTGATTTGATGATGGTTACTGAACGCAGCTGAGTGATGTATGTATGTACGGTTGTAATGGCCGTGGAGAAGGTGCAGGCTGCTGACAACATCACAGCTAATTTAGTGCAAGAATGTTGTATACAAAAGTGACAAGGCTATGTCCCAAAAAAAGATGAATTAGAGTCCATCTTAAACTAGGATACacacaatgcaattctatgcaggtCTACTAaaaaataagctccattgagttcaatgggacttacacccaggtaagtgtatatatgtTTGCAGGCTTAAAAGACCCTCTTCTCTCATATGATCCTGCTAGTCCACATGGGGCAGCTGAGGCAGCCTTGGGGAAGCCATCTAGCCCCTTTTGATATTTCATCAGCTAAACACATTTTGGGCCTGGCATGGCCTGCCGGCTGCTGCCCATTGTTTGTTCTTATTGTATCTCGCTCCTTATTTTGGTTGTTCTTATTTGCTTCTCATGTCCttctgcttaattttatttatttatgattgatCGTTTCTAAATTCATGCTTGACTGGGCATTCCAATTTGAaatggaaaggtaggatataaataaaactaaatccATCTCTAGTTAAAGAGctgggctgcaaaaaaaaaaactgtatacAACTGCTGTTGGAATACAAATTAATTGTGGAAGGTTACAGTCCACTTTTGGCgcattttgtttttataattggTGTTTTTGTACACAACATTTTTTCCAGTGTATTAATTGGCCATATTCCCCTACTCTTTTTCGACACTATTACTAACACAGAACATTAAAGTGCAGAGTGCTTTGCCTTTCCTTAGGACAACCAACAGAATGGTGATGTACGATATTAGACCGATGGGGAGAGAGGTAGGAAGACTTTTCAGTCACTGAGAAGGGATTCCGTCCATATTAAAGGTCATCACTacctttaatttttgtaaaatacCATCATTATATGATCCTCTCTGGGCTGAAAGGCGGATGGCAAGCCATTGGCAGAACGGCTCTTGCACTGCTTTGATACCTTTCTTTGCTTCTCTGTCAGGTGACCATGGCTGACCTGTGCTTGGTCCCCCAAGTGTACAATGCTGAGAGGTAAGCTGTTTGGCTCAATAGGGCAACTGGTACAATCCCAGAGACCAGGCTGGCAGTCAAAACACATCCatctatgattgtaagctgcGAC
This window encodes:
- the GSTZ1 gene encoding maleylacetoacetate isomerase isoform X1 — encoded protein: MCAASAKPVLYTYFRSSCSWRVRIALALKRIAYDQAPVNLVKDGGQQLSSEFQTVNPMQQVPALKIDGITLSQSLAIIEYLEETRPNPKILPQDPKKRAQVRMISDHITSGIQPLQNLTVLQQVGEKKLDWAQHCISRGFKALEQILQETAGRYCVGNEVTMADLCLVPQVYNAESRFKVDLTPYPTISKINKALLELEAFQTSHPSRQPDTPSELRA
- the GSTZ1 gene encoding maleylacetoacetate isomerase isoform X2, translating into MCAASAKPVLYTYFRSSCSWRVRIALALKRIAYDQAPVNLVKDGGQQLSSEFQTVNPMQQVPALKIDGITLSQSLAIIEYLEETRPNPKILPQDPKKRAQVRMISDHITSGIQPLQNLTVLQQVGEKKLDWAQHCISRGFKALEQILQETAGRYCVGNEVTMADLCLVPQVYNAERFKVDLTPYPTISKINKALLELEAFQTSHPSRQPDTPSELRA
- the GSTZ1 gene encoding maleylacetoacetate isomerase isoform X4; translation: MEGSSHSLSPQLSSEFQTVNPMQQVPALKIDGITLSQSLAIIEYLEETRPNPKILPQDPKKRAQVRMISDHITSGIQPLQNLTVLQQVGEKKLDWAQHCISRGFKALEQILQETAGRYCVGNEVTMADLCLVPQVYNAESRFKVDLTPYPTISKINKALLELEAFQTSHPSRQPDTPSELRA
- the GSTZ1 gene encoding maleylacetoacetate isomerase isoform X3, producing the protein METTEKPVLYTYFRSSCSWRVRIALALKRIAYDQAPVNLVKDGGQQLSSEFQTVNPMQQVPALKIDGITLSQSLAIIEYLEETRPNPKILPQDPKKRAQVRMISDHITSGIQPLQNLTVLQQVGEKKLDWAQHCISRGFKALEQILQETAGRYCVGNEVTMADLCLVPQVYNAESRFKVDLTPYPTISKINKALLELEAFQTSHPSRQPDTPSELRA